gtttgaagatgggtgtaaccaacatgtaaaagagctgcagcctccattcactgcagaaacacatgctGTTTGGATCAGAGCTCAAACTAGTTTCACTTCTCAGAaagtgaaactcagacagtcGTTGCAACTGAGAGGTGAAATGGCGCAGCAAGGAGCTCAGCTGGACGGAGCAAAATTCTgctgttcgatctgtctggatctactgaaggatccggtgactattccctgtggacacagctactgcatgagctgtattaaaggtttctgggatgaagaggatgagaagaaaatctacagctgccctcagtgcagacagaccttcacaccgaggcctgtcctggtgaaaaacaccatgttagcagatatagtggaggagctgaagaagattggactccaagctgctcctgctgatcactgctatgttggacctgaagatgtggtctgtgatgtctgcactgggaggaagctgaaagctctcaagtcctgtctggtgtgtctcgCCTCTTATTGTGAGAAACACCTTCAGCCTCATTATGATGCAGctccattaaagaaacacaagctggtcgacccctccaagaagctccaggagaacatctgctctcgtcatgatgaggtcatgaagatgttctgccgtactgatcagcagagtatctgttatctctgctctgtggatgaacataaaggccacgacacagtctcagctgcagcagaaaggactgagaggcagagagagctcgaggtgagtcgacaaaacatccagcagagaatccaggacagagagaaagatgtgaagctgcttcaacaggaggtgaaGGCCGTCAGTCgttctgctgataaagcagtggaggacagtgagaagatcttcactgagctgatccgtctcatccagaaaagaagctctgatgtgaagcagcagatcagatcccagcaggaaactgaagtgagtcgagtcaaagagcttcaggagaagctggagcaggagatcactgagctgaagaggaaagacgctgaactgaagcagctctcacacacagaggatcacaaccagtttctacacaactacccctcactgtcacaactcagtgaacctacagactcatccagcatcaatatccgtcctctgagatactttgaggatgtgacagcagctgtgtcagagctcagagatcaactacaggacatcctgagggagaaatggacaaacatctcactgacagtgactgaagtggacgttttactgtcagaagcagaacccaagaccagagctgagttcttaaaatattcacgtggaatcacactggatccaaacacagcaaacacacatctgttattatctgaggggaacagaaaagcaacattaaagacagaaaaacagtcttattctagtcacccagacagattcttTGAAAGATttcaggtcctgagtagagagagtctgactggacgttgttactgggaggtggagagGAGCGGGAGAGGAGTTCATGTAGCAGTCGCATATAAGAACAACAGCAGAGCAGGAAACTCAAATGAATTTGGacacaatgacaaatcttgggcTTTAGATTGTGACACTAACAGTTATACATTTAGGTTCAACAATGTCTCAACTCCCgtctcaggtcctggttcctccagagtaggagtgtacctggatcacagagcaggtattctgtccttctacagcgtctctgaaaccatgactctcctccatagagtccagaccacattcactcagcctctctatgctggactaCGTCTTTACTACTCTTTCGGGGTCACTGCTGAGTTCTgcaaactcaaatagacagaagtcatttaaGGGACAGTCGGTTAAATTCTGTGTTAAttcttaaaatgattttgtctctgtcattgttgctgagagctcgttgctgcagtgtttctgcacagagatcagctgtcaatcaaacattatGGTCAACTTTGACATCTTCTCATCTGTtgttatgtaaatatttgagTTTCTTTAGTTGCTGCTCTTTCTTGTGTC
This sequence is a window from Thunnus albacares chromosome 12, fThuAlb1.1, whole genome shotgun sequence. Protein-coding genes within it:
- the LOC122994327 gene encoding tripartite motif-containing protein 16-like, translated to MAQQGAQLDGAKFCCSICLDLLKDPVTIPCGHSYCMSCIKGFWDEEDEKKIYSCPQCRQTFTPRPVLVKNTMLADIVEELKKIGLQAAPADHCYVGPEDVVCDVCTGRKLKALKSCLVCLASYCEKHLQPHYDAAPLKKHKLVDPSKKLQENICSRHDEVMKMFCRTDQQSICYLCSVDEHKGHDTVSAAAERTERQRELEVSRQNIQQRIQDREKDVKLLQQEVKAVSRSADKAVEDSEKIFTELIRLIQKRSSDVKQQIRSQQETEVSRVKELQEKLEQEITELKRKDAELKQLSHTEDHNQFLHNYPSLSQLSEPTDSSSINIRPLRYFEDVTAAVSELRDQLQDILREKWTNISLTVTEVDVLLSEAEPKTRAEFLKYSRGITLDPNTANTHLLLSEGNRKATLKTEKQSYSSHPDRFFERFQVLSRESLTGRCYWEVERSGRGVHVAVAYKNNSRAGNSNEFGHNDKSWALDCDTNSYTFRFNNVSTPVSGPGSSRVGVYLDHRAGILSFYSVSETMTLLHRVQTTFTQPLYAGLRLYYSFGVTAEFCKLK